The window GAGAAGAGACACCCCCACCATCCCATCCCACTCGGCTGAGAAGCGAGCCAGCTGCTACGAACGGCAGACATCCCCTACAGCCATCCGGTTGAACGGACGGGAGAGGTAGTCAACCTGGTGTGGTGACCACGGCAGCCATCAAGTCCAGTTTGCTCGGGCCTTCCGTCCTCTCTATCTGCAAGGCAGGCCAGGCATCGAGAATAATAAGTCGGCTGGCAGCCCTTCTTGTCCAGGCAGATAGAGAAGCAAACCGACGGATAGGGCCGTCCGCACCTCGCAGCCGCTGCAATCTTATGGCCCTATCTCGGCAAATGGCCCCTCACGGCGGGTGACCATCTCCAGCAGGGCCTGCAAGCCCTCCCGAGCGCCGCGACGCTGGGCCATGCTCAAATTTGTCGCTGCCTGAAACTCATCCTCGTCCAGCACCTGTGCCCTTCCCTGGCGGTCAACCCAGACGTCGAGCAAAAGATCAACCTGCTCAATACGGTCATCGTGAATCACCGCGGGCTCGGCGATGTTGCAATACCAACCCTTGCGCTCACCATCCTTCCCTGCGATTGCGAAGATGTTGAACCAGCGATCAGTATAATAATACTCTGTAAAGCAGTCGCCCGTTTCGAAGCGCGTGTAGCCAAGGTCGCGATCGGGCCACGTCCAGAAGGCACGGAGGATGCAAATACGCGAGGTGGCAGCGAGCACTTCACCCTGGTAGGAGAAGAGCGCCTCACCTTGCGGATTTTTCTTAATAACGGTGATCATCTGCTGCGCTCCCCGTGGCAATCCCAGACGGGCCAGACCACTGCCGGCGTGACTCATCCATCCTGGGAGAAGGGTAGCAGCAAGAGCCGGCCTTGTCAAGTGGCGAGTGCCACATGAGAAAGAGACTCAAGCGTAACTAAAAGAAACGAAATAGCAAAAGATTTCGTGTTTGCAAAAACATAGGAATCTAATGAAACTGAGCAATGCCGATCGGCGCAGCAGAGCGCTCACCTCCTCATCGGGCGCTCTTGTCCAGATCAGCAAGCACGCATTCGGCCTCCAGCTGAACGGTTTTGCCCTACTCGCTTGCTATGCTATACTGACAGCGTATGCTGAGTCTTGATTTACTGCGTCAGCAACCCGAGCTTGTACGGAAAGGACTGCAGAAACGCCGGGTCAGTGTGGCGCTCGAAGAGATCGAGCGTCTGGCCGAGCAGCGTGATGGCCTTGCCAGGCGCTGTGAAGGACTCTACGGGTCGCTCAAGAATCTGCGTGAGCAATGCCGGGCGGCTGCTGCCAGTCGGCGCGCCGGACTTGAACAGCAGATCACGCGCCTCGAAGAGGAGATCCGCGCGCTGGAGTTGCAGATTGCTGACCTGGAGACGCGCCTGCGCCTGTCGCTCTTGCCGTTGCCCAATCTGCCCCATTCTGATGTGCCCACTGGCTTCCTGCGTTCGGCTAATCGCGAGCTACGCCGCTGGGGCGTCCCAATGAGCTTCTACTTCTCTCCTCGCTCGTACCGCGAGCTAGGCAGTGGGCTGGGCCTCATCGACAGCGTTGCCGGCAGTCGTCTGAGCGGCAGTCAATTTATGGTCATAAGCGGCCCGGGAGCCAGGCTGCTGCGGGCGCTGGTGACCTTTGCCCTTGACTTCTTCACCCAAGAATGGACCTACAGAGAGGTCCAGCTCCCGCTCCTGATGAAGTATGGTGCTCTGCTGGCCGCCGGGCAGTTTCCTCCTCTGGAGTCCCAGAGCTATAGCTGTCAGGCGGATGAGCTCTATCTCAACCCGGGGGGAGCACCGTCCCTGGTGAATCTCTACAGTAATACGGTCCTCACCGCTGAGAGCTTGCCCTTGCGCCTGGTGACCTGGACCCCAGTCTTTCACCGCGATGGAGGCTCATCCTCACTTCCTCCCAGTGCAGCGCGCCTGCCCTGGCACCAGCTCAGCGAGGTGCAACTGCTCTTGTTAGTGACCCCGCAGGAGTCATACACAGTCTTACAAACACTGTTGTTACAAATCGAAACACTGTTGCAGCGTCTGGAACTGGCCTACCGGGTCGTCATGCTCTGTAGCGGCCAATTGCCCTTTGCCTCCGCGATGACCCTGACGGTCGAAGCCTGGCTACCGGCCCAGCGGCGCTTTCTCCCCCTGGCCGCCGTCAGCAATTACGAAGGCTTTCAGACGCGCCGCGCCAATATCCTCTATCGAACCCCCGGCGGCCAGATCGACTACCCCCATAGCCTGGGCGCCTGTGCCCTGAGCATTGAGCAGGCGGTGGCCGCCATTCTGGAGGTCTACCAGCAGGCCGATGGCAGCGTGGTGGTGCCGAAAATACTCCGCCCCATGATGGGCCTCTCCCTGCTCACTTCCCAGTGAACGCGATTCTAACAAATGTTTGTTCTCGCCATGACAAAGTGTCTACGATGTGAGCGATCCTTGTTGTGCAATGCATGAGACAATGACCCAAATGGTATGCTCGCAGCGGCCCAAACCTTCCAAATTGAAACCGGTTGTGGTAAACTATCTAGCGGAGGGGTGGCAGAGCGGTCGAATGCAGCCGTCTTGAAAACG is drawn from Thermogemmatispora onikobensis and contains these coding sequences:
- a CDS encoding DUF402 domain-containing protein, whose translation is MSHAGSGLARLGLPRGAQQMITVIKKNPQGEALFSYQGEVLAATSRICILRAFWTWPDRDLGYTRFETGDCFTEYYYTDRWFNIFAIAGKDGERKGWYCNIAEPAVIHDDRIEQVDLLLDVWVDRQGRAQVLDEDEFQAATNLSMAQRRGAREGLQALLEMVTRREGPFAEIGP
- a CDS encoding aminoacyl--tRNA ligase-related protein, whose translation is MLSLDLLRQQPELVRKGLQKRRVSVALEEIERLAEQRDGLARRCEGLYGSLKNLREQCRAAAASRRAGLEQQITRLEEEIRALELQIADLETRLRLSLLPLPNLPHSDVPTGFLRSANRELRRWGVPMSFYFSPRSYRELGSGLGLIDSVAGSRLSGSQFMVISGPGARLLRALVTFALDFFTQEWTYREVQLPLLMKYGALLAAGQFPPLESQSYSCQADELYLNPGGAPSLVNLYSNTVLTAESLPLRLVTWTPVFHRDGGSSSLPPSAARLPWHQLSEVQLLLLVTPQESYTVLQTLLLQIETLLQRLELAYRVVMLCSGQLPFASAMTLTVEAWLPAQRRFLPLAAVSNYEGFQTRRANILYRTPGGQIDYPHSLGACALSIEQAVAAILEVYQQADGSVVVPKILRPMMGLSLLTSQ